The Brachyspira hyodysenteriae ATCC 27164 DNA window TATTTAACATTTAAATATTCTCTGAATTTGTTTTCAAATTTATATATATATTCATAACATTTATTTCCCCAACCATTAGTAGCAGCATCTGTAGCATAATCTATTTCTTTTTGAGTTATAGAAGGCTTTGAATAATAAATTTGACCTAATTGCATATATAATATTCCAATCATAAATCTTAAATTATATTATATTTTATAATAATATAAATGTCAATTGTTAAAAATATTTATATTCTAATTTTTATTAAATTATTCTAAAACCAAATTTGGAATTGCTGTAATAAACTTACAATTCCATTCTCTAACGTACGAAAGTTGTTTTATAATCTCTTCCTTCAGATTCCAAGGTAATATTAAAATATAATCAGGCTTATATTTTAAAATATTATCTTCAGATAATATTGGTATGTGACTTAAAGGCATATATTTACCTTGTTTATGTGGAGATAAATCAACAACAATATCTATTAAATCTGATTTTATTCCGCAATAATTTAATAATGTATTCCCCTTAGCAGCAGCTCCATAAGCTATAACTTTTTTATTTTCTCTTTTAGCTTTCAATAAAAAGTCTAATAATTCAAATTTTATTTCTTGAACTCTTGATTCAAAATTACTATATCCTTCTATTTTATCAAGTTTGAATTTTTTTTCTTTATTAATTAAATATTCCACACTATTGCTAATTTTAATATTATTATTATTTTTATGAGAAATAAATATCCTTAAGCTTCCACCATGTGTTTTTAATTCTTTAACATCATATATTTTTAAATCAAATTTTTCAAAAATAGTCTTTACTGCTATTAAAGATAAATATGAAAAATGTTCATGATATATAGTATCAAATTGATTTTCATTAATTAAATTTAGTAGATGAGGAAATTCAAAAGTTGCTGTACCATTCTCTTTTAATAAATTTTTCACTCCCATAACGAAATTATTAATATCAGGAACATGGGCAAGCACGTTATTCCCTAATATCAAATCGGATTTTTGTAATTTTTTAGATAATTCAAAAGAAAAAAAATCTTCTATAACAT harbors:
- a CDS encoding class I SAM-dependent methyltransferase, whose amino-acid sequence is MKCRHCNNELKYEFINLYNSPPSNSFLIDKELNEPEVLYPLKIYVCDKCFLVQIDEYKKSNEIFNSNYAYFSSYSKTWLEHAKTYVDDIIPRLGLTNKSLVTEIASNDGYLLQYFKMKDIPCIGIEPTHSTASVAISKGINVIEDFFSFELSKKLQKSDLILGNNVLAHVPDINNFVMGVKNLLKENGTATFEFPHLLNLINENQFDTIYHEHFSYLSLIAVKTIFEKFDLKIYDVKELKTHGGSLRIFISHKNNNNIKISNSVEYLINKEKKFKLDKIEGYSNFESRVQEIKFELLDFLLKAKRENKKVIAYGAAAKGNTLLNYCGIKSDLIDIVVDLSPHKQGKYMPLSHIPILSEDNILKYKPDYILILPWNLKEEIIKQLSYVREWNCKFITAIPNLVLE